The DNA region AGTCTAGCGGTCTTAGAGTGAAGTGAAACCATTGGAGACACTTAGAGTTTAGATTAGAATGTTTCGTTATATCTGTATGTAAACTGTCAATAAATGTCCCAGAATAGCTAAATCTACTGTGATATGAATTGTAACCATTCCATACAGAATCATGGCAATTCTGTGGTTACCTGGCAACAAATCGTTACAACTCACTGTTGATGGTATCTAGCTATGTGCAATGATAGCTTCCACCACTTCAGCTATGTTTGTACATAATTAGCATAATCATGATAGTCAAATAGTTAGCGTGACTGGTATATATTATCTCAGTCTACATGTACCATatggtggtctgagataataTGTAGGTTACCTGGTTAGCCATTGCcacttgtatttatttataaataactAGACATTGGGCAAGATTACAATCACCACTGTGctttagtcaacccagctgtacaagtgggaacctggtaggacagaggaCAGCTTTAATCCTATTTACCTCACACACTCATGAATAATCACATGCCAATGTTTTGTATGACAATAAAGTATGTGAATCTCAATGCTGCAGACATTGTATACCTCCTAGGGAATTTAGGTTTAGAAGCTATCCATGCCAGTAactcaaagccatggatagcctatAGACTatagggagttgagaaagtataaagTTCTGTTGTGCTGTTATAGCTCTATGCAATGAGTACtaataattgtacagtgctTTGCCTTGCAGAGATTAGCAGTATGGAAATACCTTATGTTTAAAACTCTAGTCAGAGCTTTGCCTTGTAGAGATAAGTTGTATTGAAATATCCTTTATTTTTTAAACTCTAGTCAGAGTTTTGCCTTGTAGAGATAAGTTGTATTGAAATATCCTTTATTTTTTAAACTCTAACAAATTgtctttcttgtttatttttacaggtGGTAAGCCAGACgatatatcagtattattgTCCACAGTTGAATGTCATGACGAGTGAAGTTTAAAGTGAAGAAGGCAAATGTTGCTGCTGTTCATATTTCGAGCATTAAATCATATGCTAGAGCTTTACTAACCATTTCACCACtggtatatcaatattttaccatggcttcTATCAACACTTATTCAATCAAAATGACACAttggaatgaatgaatactGATAGAGTCAACACTTACTCAATCAAAATGACACAttggaatgaatgaatactGATAGAGTCAACATTTACTCAATCAAAATGACACCTTGGAAATAAATACCTTAGTTAATAGATGTTAGACTGTAGGGCTACTATGGCACACTGACTTCCAAAGTCATTCCTCACTGCTCAACCTTAAAGGTACTGTTGTCTTTCGGTTCAGTAATCTTTAGAAACAGTCCAAGGTCTATACAAGACTAACACATTTTGTACCAATACATCTATCTGGTTATAGCTTGGGACCATAGGGGAACCATTTCAAGACATAATATTTCTTTCCATGCAGGATAGAACTTTCCAGTTTGTTGTATTTCCTAGTATTAACAATTGTTGTCATTTCAGTGTAAAAGTTGGTCATTTTGTCAATGCAGGAAATTGTGTATCCTCAGTTGTGTATATTGCAGCCCCTACAGTGTATATCCACATACCATTGAAGGCATTTCCAAAATGGGAAGTTTATCTGCTCATTGTATACCATATGTTGTATTATTTATAGTGTTCAATTTATGAGTGATATACCACAGTAAACATGAACTAATTGTACTCACCACTATAGCAATAAATTCTGAaactttgtcttttttttctattgcTTAACTGCCTGACATTccctaaataaaaatataaagtatataaaAATGTTTGTGTTACATGTTTGGTTTTTGTAATCTAATGAACTGAGTCTGAATATACCACATCAATGGACATAGTGAAGTCAACAGAATGCAGTGGGTATAGAAAGGTATTGTCTTTTAGTGCACtgtgttagtctgtaaggtacaccatgatgggtgccctcacacatcagtcaactccTCTCATAGAGCTGGCTGGTGAGGGCAGTgggacacaacatatcttacagtctacatctGTCAGTGATCAGACTATAGCTTCTACTTAGCAAATTTATGGAGAGAGATTAAATGGAAGACGGTATATATCCCATGGTTAATATTAGACGATACAAAATTAATAGAATTTAAGATATTTCTGAAGAGTTGCTAGAAAACTTGCAACTAATATCAGTGTTACAATACTACCTACTGAAAAGTGAACACAGCTGAGTtctttaaaacatttgaagaatacaatattttaaaaaaatctccccagggactggtgccagtctaCTCCAAAGGATAAAGAGACTCATAGACTTCAGtaaatgtcataaaatgtaatttattcagAAAGTTCATCCAGTTGCATAGTGGTAGAATTACAAGACATCTGTTGCAGCAAAGGCACACCATGCTACCCAAACAAAGAGTCCAAATAATTTTAACTCTGGCCTGGGAGAATGTCCTTACTTGTGCACACAGTTCTCTTTGAACTCTAGAGGGCACCATTCAATGAAATGTCCTCTAGCTGATCAAGCTTCCAGAACAGTGCACAGCCTGTGTTCACTTTATATTTGCAGTATACAATACTTGTATCTCTTAAGATATTCCGAATTCTTGATGCTAATGAGTGATATAATTACATAAAGTAAGCACTCTTCATGTGGGCTGATCACACCTCAagtttgatacaaatatacaaattgaaaacatgcagaatgttgacagtgacacttTAAATCTGACTATACTTAAGCAAATGCTCTTTGTTTGGCCAATCACATCtcaaaattgattaaaataaGCCTATCAAATCCTCACTAGCTTTTCAACCAGCCAATCACACTTTAGGATACAAATCCAACTGGTTAGAGTGTTTAGTTCACCACTTCAATCTGATTCTTCATCTGTATCCTCTGCTAGTACAACAGCTGGTTTGATATTTACTTGCTGTGATGTATTCTGGGATTGAGATGATCCAAAGAAGATAGACTTGAACTAGAAAAGAAGATTGTCTACTGTCAGTATACATTAAGACTACCTGAATATTGAcactattaatattatactggGTAGATATCAAGATTGTCTAATGTCAGTATACAGTAAGATTACCTGAATATTGAcactattaatattatactggGTAGATATCATAGCAATTTCAACAAACAGTATTACTGGTATACATTTGAGAATGTAAgaacaatttttcaaaaaagttttgacagtagatattttcattacattttgtaagtagTATACATACTAGAAATATGTTTTTAGTAAAATCTAATAATTACATTGGTCAAAAACCCCCAAATGAAGTGTTATCATTTCTAAGGAGAAATCAAACACAGCCATAAATATGGATAAAATGTGACATTACCAAGTACATATACTAGGGTACAAGTATATCCATTTCATAACTCATTTCTTACAAGTTTTCACAAATTATATGTCACATCCAAACAAACCTGCTGTTTCAAAAACTACTTCATGAATAAAACTGAAATGATATGTCAGTTATTCCACTCACCAGTcatcaataaatatttaaatcTACATATTAAGAACAGATTTTCACTTTGAATATAATGTGTTTTTGTGACATTGTTAAGATGGAACCATTGCACCCAATAGTCATGTAACCCTCTGTCTTTTGACACTACTAAAGAGTCAAATAATATGATTTGCTCACCTTTTTAGCTGGTGGTGTACTGGGTATAAACTCAAACtcattgtcattatcatcatcacttgGCATATCAACATCTGATGTTGTCTGGTCAAGATCACCCACAGTATCACTGGAAGGTTTGTCTTGTTTGTCTGTGGTTGTAGTACTCCTTACAGACTCCACTGTCTTGGTACCCCTATCCTGCTGCCTAACTGGTCCTACAATATAACAGAGTGTCTTGTCAGTGTTTTACTATGGTATGAGAACCCCAgtagcagagagagagaggaaatCTGGTAAATATGACACAGATTGCAATACTTTGAATGCAGAACCTAGTAAAGCTCCTGGGGAACTTGGGTAACGTTTTTTTAACTACTTCCCACCCCATAACAAAAACAGTGGTGGTAGTATGCATACAAGAAtaacaatgttacatgtatggtgaCTTCATAAAATATCTGTTCTAACAAAAAATGGACACTCGATATGATGGTGCTATGCACGATTAAACTTCAAAATCAACCTCTTTAAGCATATTAAACAACTTGTTGATACAATGTATGGGTATGTGTGTATCAAAAACTTGAGGTTTCAATCTTAACTACACTGTAGGTAGAAAACCAAACACATCTTGATACTGTACGTATTCTCTACAGATTGTTTATAATAAATCTATGTATAGGCTATCTTTACACAacgttttcaaataaaaatgcaaatatcACTTTCATGTAATGCATTACATGATGAAGTTACATGATAGGCCAACAAGCGTTTTTGACCACTGATACGGAAACACCAAAGACAGATTAAATTGAAAATGAGGTTGTTGCATACGTGCAAACATTAGTACATCATAGGTGGGGGCCATTCCTAATGTCAAATATGGTTCGAATTGTTGTGTTTTTGGTCTTTTACATGACATAGTTATTCCACTTACACCTGTCTACATGGACTGCACTTTAGAATAGaaacaaataattttcaaaataatccaTTTTCAGCGGCATTTTCAAATCACTgcatttttatgtgtttttgttgtctCTGTGTAGACAATAGGTGgtacaaacacaacaaaaaacaaTCATGAAGTTGGAGTttcatttgaaagaaaatatatagaCAGGTTCCCTTTCTTGAGAGTGTCTTGGATGGCTCCCTACTGTGGCCATAGATCTAATAATTCATCAAAGGAAGAAACAAAAGAATGACAAGAGTTCAGGCTATTGCTTTAGAACCTTGGATACAGAGAACATAGAAATCTTTGTAAAACTCACATACTTTCTGATATTTTGGTGGGAATCTATATAAAGCTCATGTGTACAAACCCATAACAAACTGCCagtcattacattacatgtcaTTAAAGTAATTAACAGAATCACCTTGGAATGTAAATGATTCACTTGAGGCATTACTGTTATCATCTCCCTCATCTACAACATCTCTTGGTCTCCTAGCAACTACATCTTCCTTTCCACTATTCCACTTTGGTAGAAATCGGTTTGTTTCATCACTTTGCTTAGCATCTCCAGCCCCTTTCCTTGTATTACTTGTAGATGGTTTGGACAAATCAGTCGTCCTAAAACTAAAAATACACTCTCTCAAATACATCAAAGCAAATTATTTATATCCTATCTCATCCCTGTACTTAGAATTTTTCAGGAGTACAATCAAAATGAATTATCACTTTGCTAAATTTCTCATAAATTTTTCTGGAAAGTGGGTTTTATAGACCTCCATAGTATGGCTTATGGGTCCCTCCTAAAGTCAGCTCACTTTCACTGTACATCCTTGGTTTGCAAAAACCACATTCAGGTTGTAAAGATTAGTATTACAGCTGATGTTAATCATTTGACTTTATTCATGTTGTAAAGtttttattgctgaaattttgAGAGTGGTACACATTTAATACTACCGGTAGTAGCTCAACAACACATTGACTTATGCAGAAAGAAAGGCATATTTTATCACACCAAAACAACATTCTAGTAGGATGTATTATTTACCTGTTTTGAAATGGTTTAGTCCCTCTATGAATTTCTTTGATACTACTCTCACTCCTGTTGTCTGGTTTCTTGTTTTGCTGTCTTGCCTGTATTGGTGTTTCTTTAGTTCTGAAAACAATGCATGTACAAATCCTAAGTTTAGGACTTCATACAATTTTCAGGAATCTTCTACATTTCACTCAAACAAAGTTAATAATAGAAAGTACTAGTCAATATAATAAAAGCCATTCTTTTAATTAAACTGTACTTCTCACAAAACTGATAATAAACGAAAGGTAAAAGGTACAATTTAAGAACAGTGAACCAAGTAGTGTCTTCAGTTATCAAAATGGTTTCCTAAACACTAACTCAACCCTTACTACTAATTAGTAATTTTACTTAATCTTTCATTTTGCAGGTTTCCAATGCATAAAGACATTAGCATACAACAACATGGGTTAATGACGACATATTTAGTCTACAGATTTGGAGGCTTGCTGATAAAAAGACAACCAATTTTACCTGTGCCTCTGTACTGTTTTTTGTGTTGAAGTAGAAATAGaggattgttgttgttgttgttgatgttgttgagCAGAGTTCTGTGTTGATGATGGTTCTGCTAGTGTAGCAAGTACAAAACTAGCTTCAAATACACCTTCTCCGTCTAAACAGAATACTATGGGTCTGAAAATAAAGTTATCAAATGTTACAAGATGTTATTCAATCCTATTTTTCCAAAATTGAAGATTTTTGTGTAACCCTCAGCCAgccagatggacagacagagagacagacagacagacagacagacagacagtaagtcagccagtcagccagtcagtcagtcagtcagtcaaacagACAAATTCACTCTCTGCTGACAATTCATTTCTTTACTGAATTAgaatttatcaaatatgaaatgCATTGTTCTTGTACACAGCACCTAATATATGTTGTTCTATGTACAATAATCACTACATAAAAGTTGATACTTACTTTcctaacatttcaaatataactGATATTTGAAGACCACAAGAATCAGCAAATGATAATATTGCCTGCGATAAATTAAAAAGAAGAATATTAACAAAACCATGGATGAGGAGAATTAGATAAAACTCTGTAAGTTTATCCATAACCCTGCTGTATACTTTGCAATAATATACTAATTGTTCTCCAGTGCTCTACAAACTTAAATGAGGTGTCAAGGGACAGTGAGTCCGCTAGTAACTTCTTATACTGTAGTCTGGCTGTCTTTCATTTGATGCATGTAAAGTTAGTCATGCACAGTTACATCTTAGCAGTCATCAGAATCAATAAGTGTAATCTCTTTACCATAGGTAATAGTCATTTTTGTCTCTATATCATGGCTAAACTCAGGAAACAATCCTTTCTTATCTTCAACCATTCACAAAGAAAGTTGTCATGGGTTTGTAAGCTCTCTCATTATAAAAATCCCAGAGAGTACACTGTACatctaatttgtatattacaaaCAACACATCAATATTGTGGTAGTCTACACTGGGTATTCACATTGACTTACTGATCCATTTCTTTTTAGACCAAGTGTAACCTTTGTGTCAATACCCTTCAACCACCCTACCCCTGACCCCCACCCCAGAGATTTCATGCTGACATCCTCAATTCTTTTAGACAATGTAATCCGTGTAAATGTCCTTcaaccacccccaccccgacCCCCCGCCACCACCCCAGAGATTTCATGTCAACTTACCCTCAATTCCTTTAGACAGAATGTAACCTCTGTGTCTATACCTATTGTGTAATCTTCAAATTCTTCAGGTAGTAAACACATTTCTGTATGCATTACCCTTGTAGGATCTGTGTAGGATGAACAATATAAATGAATCAACAATAGTTTGAACCATAGAGTCagacaattttatattttctagcagataaaataataaaatacagcACAAGTTACGGTTACTGTGGTTTGAAATTGAGACactgaatttgaatatttacatgtttCAATTTTGATGATAATGGAAGAGGTGCAAACCCAGAGTAAGTCAATTTTATGATGTGTTCAAAGGTCAAGTTCAGATTAGGATCAAAATTGCATGATACTTACCAGGTTCATCATCTACATAGTTTTATTTGTATGATACTTACCAGGTTCATCTACATAGTTTTATTTGTATGATACTTACCAGGTTCATCATCTACATAGTTTTATTTGCATGATACTTACCAGGTTCATCATCTACATAGTTTTATTTGCATGATACTTACCAGGTTCATCATCTACATAGTTTATTTGTATGATACTTACCAGGTTCATCTACATAGTTTTATTTGTATGATACTTACCAGGTTCATCATCTACATAGTTTTATTTGCATGATACTTACCAGGTTCATCATCTACATAGTTTTATTTGCATGATACTTACCAGGTTCATCATCTACATAGTTTCATTTGTATGATACTTACCAGGTTCATCATctacataattttatttgcaTGATACTTACCAGGTTCATCATCTACATAGTTTTATTTGCATGATACTTACCAGGTTCATCATCTACAGTTTTATTTGTATGATACTTACCAGGTTCATCATCTACATAGTTGTATTTGTATGATACTTACCAGGTTCATCATctacataattttatttgcaTGATACTTACCAGGTTCATCATCTACATAGTTGTATTTGTATGATACTTACCAGGTTCATCATctacataattttatttgcaTGATACTTACCAGGTTCATCATCTACATAATTGTATTTGTATGATACTTACCAGGTTCATCATctacataattttatttgcaTGATACTTACCAGGTTCATCATCTACATAGTTTTTTAAACTAACTCTCTCAGGGGAAACAATGATACTTATTTCTTCCTGTGATGTTTGGAAATTACTAACTGCATCACATAACAACCTGTTAACAAATTGATCAATGATACATTAAATGGCAATACATAATGGATCTTAGTCTCATTGTGATAGATATGTCAGCCAGAAAATGGAAGCAACACATACAATACGGTGACATGcagtatatatcatgtatatatagtatattgttCCACAGTGCTAGAAACAGGTAGAGAAACTGACAGTCAAAGTTGTATCTCAAAAGAAAATGGCAggaacacatgtacatatgtcaGTACACATACAGTTTATTGCTATACAGAACTACAAACATGTTGAAACAAATCACTGATTCTGTCTACCAAATGAAGAAACTATCAAATTTGAAAAGCCTAAACAAATTCCTATAGGACATATTTTAGGAATACTTAAGAATTCCTATAGGATTCTTTTAGGAATACAAAAGGATTCCTACAAGaggtcttttaggaatacttgAAAATTCCTGTAGGATATCTTTTAAGTTTTAGGAATActttagtattcctaaaagaccttctataggaatcctttagtattcctaaaagatttcctataggaatcctttagTAATTTCCTAAGAGAATCCTATAGGAATCATTTTGTTTCCTAAAGGATTTGCATGGTGGAACATACCAATATATGAAATCATGACTGATCGTGTTAAAATGCAGAAAATTCAAAGTTCTGTTA from Glandiceps talaboti chromosome 18, keGlaTala1.1, whole genome shotgun sequence includes:
- the LOC144449459 gene encoding cell cycle checkpoint control protein RAD9A-like isoform X1; protein product: MKCIIPGNNVKVFGRTIHCLSKIGEDLYIEPLDHGLALRTVNSSRSAYACFTFAPTFFYIYDDGRVLNSSQQIQDEDSAFKCKITMKSCLSVFKSLSTIEKTVEKCKIKLNNSDSRLTFTLYCKHGITKTYNLTYQETESLQAVFSKDLCPNKLVAQSRLLCDAVSNFQTSQEEISIIVSPERVSLKNYVDDEPDPTRVMHTEMCLLPEEFEDYTIGIDTEVTFCLKELRAILSFADSCGLQISVIFEMLGKPIVFCLDGEGVFEASFVLATLAEPSSTQNSAQQHQQQQQQSSISTSTQKTVQRHRTKETPIQARQQNKKPDNRSESSIKEIHRGTKPFQNSFRTTDLSKPSTSNTRKGAGDAKQSDETNRFLPKWNSGKEDVVARRPRDVVDEGDDNSNASSESFTFQGPVRQQDRGTKTVESVRSTTTTDKQDKPSSDTVGDLDQTTSDVDMPSDDDNDNEFEFIPSTPPAKKFKSIFFGSSQSQNTSQQVNIKPAVVLAEDTDEESD
- the LOC144449459 gene encoding cell cycle checkpoint control protein RAD9A-like isoform X2 gives rise to the protein MKCIIPGNNVKVFGRTIHCLSKIGEDLYIEPLDHGLALRTVNSSRSAYACFTFAPTFFYIYDDGRVLNSSQQIQDEDSAFKCKITMKSCLSVFKSLSTIEKTVEKCKIKLNNSDSRLTFTLYCKHGITKTYNLTYQETESLQAVFSKDLCPNKLVAQSRLLCDAVSNFQTSQEEISIIVSPERVSLKNYVDDEPDPTRVMHTEMCLLPEEFEDYTIGIDTEVTFCLKELRAILSFADSCGLQISVIFEMLGKPIVFCLDGEGVFEASFVLATLAEPSSTQNSAQQHQQQQQQSSISTSTQKTVQRHRTKETPIQARQQNKKPDNRSESSIKEIHRGTKPFQNRTTDLSKPSTSNTRKGAGDAKQSDETNRFLPKWNSGKEDVVARRPRDVVDEGDDNSNASSESFTFQGPVRQQDRGTKTVESVRSTTTTDKQDKPSSDTVGDLDQTTSDVDMPSDDDNDNEFEFIPSTPPAKKFKSIFFGSSQSQNTSQQVNIKPAVVLAEDTDEESD